In one Trichlorobacter lovleyi SZ genomic region, the following are encoded:
- the def gene encoding peptide deformylase encodes MIRPILAFPDPLLKQKSAPVTIITDEIIQLARDMAETMYDAPGVGLAAPQIGVLQRVIVIDVAAKNEPPQLITAINPVVIHGEGETYEEEGCLSVPDFSANVKRHERVVVKGLSLEGQERIWHADGLLAVAFQHEIDHLDGILFVDRLSPLKRDLFVKKCKKRSAQ; translated from the coding sequence ATGATTCGTCCTATTCTCGCTTTTCCCGACCCGCTTCTCAAGCAAAAATCCGCCCCGGTCACCATCATAACCGATGAGATTATCCAGCTGGCCAGAGACATGGCTGAAACCATGTATGACGCCCCTGGCGTCGGCCTGGCAGCACCTCAGATCGGGGTCCTGCAACGGGTGATCGTGATTGATGTAGCTGCCAAAAACGAGCCTCCCCAGCTGATTACCGCCATCAACCCGGTTGTCATCCATGGCGAGGGAGAAACCTACGAAGAAGAAGGCTGCCTGTCAGTCCCTGATTTCTCGGCCAACGTCAAGCGGCATGAACGGGTGGTGGTCAAAGGGCTTTCCCTGGAGGGACAGGAACGGATCTGGCATGCCGATGGACTACTGGCGGTGGCCTTTCAGCACGAGATCGACCACCTGGATGGGATTCTGTTCGTGGATCGGCTCTCGCCGCTCAAGCGGGATCTGTTCGTCAAAAAATGCAAGAAACGGAGCGCCCAATGA